A single region of the Zootoca vivipara chromosome 2, rZooViv1.1, whole genome shotgun sequence genome encodes:
- the MAP2K4 gene encoding dual specificity mitogen-activated protein kinase kinase 4 isoform X9, with protein sequence MGSNHIAPFTFKRREAEMIVKLSSRLQERLRTHSIESSGKLKISPEQHWDFTAEDLKDLGEIGRGAYGSVNKMVHKPSGQIMAVKRIRSTVDEKEQKQLLMDLDVVMRSSDCPYIVQFYGALFREGDCWICMELMSTSFDKFYKYVYSVLDDVIPEEILGKITLATVKALNHLKENLKIIHRDIKPSNILLDRNGNIKLCDFGISGQLVDSIAKTRDAGCRPYMAPERIDPSASRQGYDVRSDVWSLGITLYELATGRFPYPKWNSVFDQLTQVVKGDPPQLSNSEEREFSPSFINFVNLCLTKDESKRPKYKELLKHPFILMYEERTVDVACYVCKILDQMPTTPSSPMYVD encoded by the exons ATGGGTAGTAATCACATTGCCCCGTTCACTTTCAAAAGGAGAGAAGCGGAGATGATCGTGAAACTTTCCAGCAGGCTACA AGAGAGACTGAGAACACACAGCATTGAATCATCAGGAAAATTGAAGATTTCCCCTGAACAACATTGGGATTTTACTGCAGAGGACTTGAAAGATCTTGGAGAAATTGGACGAGGCGCTTATGGTTCGGTCAACAAAATGGTCCACAAACCAAGTGGGCAAATTATGGCCGTTAAA AGAATTCGTTCAACAGTGGATGAAAAGGAACAGAAACAGCTTTTAATGGATTTGGATGTAGTTATGCGAAGTAGTGATTGCCCATATATTGTTCAGTTTTATGGAGCACTCTTCAGAGAG ggtgACTGTTGGATCTGTATGGAGCTCATGTCTACCTCGTTTGATAAATTTTACAAATATGTATATAGTGTATTAGATGACGTTATTCCAGAAGAAATTCTAGGCAAAATCACTTTAGCT aCTGTGAAAGCACTAAACCACTTAAAAGAAAACTTGAAAATCATTCACAGAG ATATTAAACCTTCCAATATTCTTCTGGACAGAAACGGAAATATTAAACTCTGTGATTTCGGCATTAGTGGACAACTTGTAGACTCCATTGCCAAAACCAGAGATGCTGGCTGCCGGCCCTACATGGCA CCAGAGAGGATAGACCCCAGTGCATCCAGGCAAGGATATGATGTCCGCTCTGATGTCTGGAGCTTAGGGATTACATTG TATGAACTGGCCACAGGACGGTTCCCCTATCCCAAATGGAATAGTGTTTTTGATCAACTGACACAAGTAGTCAAGGGAGACCCACCACAGCTGAGTAACTCAGAGGAACGGGAGTTCTCCCCAAGTTTTATCAACTTTGTCAACTTGTG CCTTACAAAGGACGAATCCAAAAGGCCAAAGTATAAGGAGCTTCTG AAACATCCCTTCATCCTAATGTATGAGGAGCGAACAGTGGACGTTGCGTGCTATGTTTGTAAAATCCTGGATCAAATGCCAACAACTCCGAGCTCTCCAATGTATGTCGATTGA